From the genome of Nicotiana sylvestris chromosome 1, ASM39365v2, whole genome shotgun sequence:
TAAGATGGAAAGAAACCTCACCCACACGTTCCCCAATCCCGCAAGATTGCAAGAAGAGTTGAATAAAGGAAGAACaatgaaatataaaataaatcACGTTTTTGAAGCAATAGCTTAGAAAAACTAATCACCAATGTTTATTTTCAGCATATTAAGCCCTTTAAATAGGCCTTACAATGAGTAAAATTGGTAAGGTTAAGGAAAACTAATCCTAATTAGACTAGAATAAGAATAAGGCTAAGAAAATCTATCCTaactaaaataggaaaaagaattcTAGTAGGAATGGGATACCAACTAACAATCCTAGTTTGACTAGAACTACAAATATAACCCTactaaaacaaaaattaaattcctaggaaacaagaaataagaaatcccaatctttaaggaaaagaaatcctaatCTTGAATGGATTCTtagacttcttcaatttcttgaaATTCTTGGGCCTCAATTGGACTAAGGCTAATTAGTGTAAGCATTTTAAATTCATGGTCCAATTCTCTAAATCCATTGGCACCTTCATGAGCCCAACAAGCCTCCATTGTTGTAGAAAACATGGCCTCTATATGTTCATcactacttgatgaagcctccagttcTGGCATCCGCTATACTTGGAAAGCCTTTGATACTATACATTTCAGcacaagaaaggtctgttggagcactattggcccaagaaaatagtgaagaGAAAGAAAATTCCCTTTACTACTTGAtcaggatgatgacaccaaatgagctgaattattcgccaattgaaaagttatgtttggcgctagtcttctcaatccaaaagttgaagcactactttcaatcTCATGTCGTTCGTTTGGTTTCTagagcaaatcccatcaagttagtgatgtcaaaacctgaccttagtgatcgactagcaaggtggtacctccagtttcaacaatttgaaatcgtgtacatccctcaaaaggctataaaaggacaagcattagcGGACTTCTTTGTAGATCACCCTATACCTGATGATTGGGAGCTAACTgacgaactacctgatgaggatgCCATGGTCATCGAAGTTCATCCTCCATTGAAGATGTACTTTGATAGTGCTACACATCGCAAAGGAGCTGGTGCTGGTGTAGTATTTATTACTTCTCAAGGTGAAGTTCTGCCCTACTCTTTTGCGTTGACGCAACTCTGCTCTAACAACGTTGTTGAGTATGAAGCactaatacttgggcttgaaatggctgTCGAAATGAAGaggttgcaattgcaagtctttggtgactctcaGTTAGTGGTCAATCGGCTTTTAGGTAGTTACGAGGTTAAGAACCCTGAACTACGCTcatatcatgattacgctaaaaagttaatggggtggctcggtgatgtgactattcagcatatgccaaggaaagaaaataagaaggcggATGCTTTAGCTACCCTTCCTTCATCTTTAACCTTGTCTGATCAAGCGCAAGTTACTATTTGCCAAAAATGGGTAGCACCGCTGCCAAataagtgttgatacccaatttttccctatatattttttaatatgcaaaatactttcaaaatagaatatgtatgcatatataagtattttcaattgttttattatttcattttagtacttttaatttatttttagaatttaatttgctattttttataaaataaatgggaaacattggctatttaaaaactagcccaattatctttcaattatagcctaatttgaACCCCAATTGGAACCCAATTTTACCTGAACCAATTCCCTTCAAATCCAACCCTTTACCCGTTTAAATGACCCACCCAGACTCCCACCTAATCCCAATCGTTGATCGTGTAGATCAACAGCCCATTActcccttccttttttaacccaaacgaccccttcacCTTAATCTATTTCTCACAatacgccgcctctgaatccccctcctctctcaaatcctctctacaacaaCATCAAACTCTAGCCGCCGCCACCTTAATCTACCCTAATCCATGGCTCTCCAGGATCATCTAAGACATGTATCAGCCTCgcatggcttctacgtgttcgtTTCTGTGGTCTCATGACCAGATTCTGAAGGGGCTTGGCCCAGTCTTTGCTcgatgactgttctccggtcgtctCCGACCTTTCTCCGGCTAGCCATGGCCATTCGAGTCAGACCCTTGACTTTCCTGTTTAGATCGATGGCTTTCAATGCCTTTCTcgtcacttggggttcttctgaaaccctaatctctaagagaTTCTCGACTTCTTTCAGGTTTACTTTAGATCTATTCTTGCTATGGGTTATTAAATGccttctcaaaacttctttaattttgctttcaGAAAAAAAGACTCTTCATCTTTTCCCGATTAGGATTTTCCTTCAAGTTCTTCTTTTCAAATAAATTTCTGAGTTTAGCAtgataaaaaccctaatttcttttggggttTCTGAGACTATTTGTTAAGTTTTTGTTTGATTTACTTTTTCATTATCTCTAGACTCGATGGGtgataaaaaccctaatttctttgggttcgttcaagtttcTGAGACTATTTGCTAAATATTTTCTGATTTATTTGTTCATCATCTTTAAACTCGATcgatgttgaaaaccctaatttcttttggggtcTATTCGATTTTCTGAAACTGCTTGTGcgatttatttgtttatcatcTTCTAAGCTTGAATGTTATTAAGGAGAAACCTATGTCTTTGGGTTTGAAATTGCTCGTTGGAATACCTAACTTGATTTGAAGTtcctttgtttcagcatctcttttctttatgtgattcctttgattctgggttcttactatctttgaaactcgactatgcttttcagaagggtttttgCACTTGACCCTTTTACTCTATCCTTttgtttcttctcttttttttctctataCTATTGATTCAATGAAACTTGACCTAcgtgactatcatgcttcgaatgtttgTTGTCTACTAACTTTGTGCTACTATTGCACGTTGTTTCTTTTGCCAGTAGTTTGGCCTCGCATGCCCATCATTTatgcactctatttatatgcagaggccccttctttgattgattctcaaTTTTGGGACTGATTCAAAACTTCTCTTTTTGTTAACTCTAATTTTACTTGCCTGTTAAAGTGATTGATCCATTTCCTTACTTATTGCCTTGCTGAATCTTTTCCCCAAAACAAATGTATCGCTGTACTTGGACTCTATTGTGTACTCAATGTTTTACTACTTCCTTTTATGGTAATAATCAGTCGACctacaaactgattttctttccttcttttaaacCTGTTAGCCCCGTTAAAAAAGTGATTCCTcaattaaaggggaatcacttggttgATTGATTCTAATTGTTGATTACTTCCATATGTGCATTTATTTCCTTATTTCTTACAtgctttcaaaactataaatacccaacttctcttctttcaaacacacgaacacaaagcataaaacacttgagttcaaacacacactccactaaaatcactctcttttctctgttgctacttgtattgctgccttacctaactggctgaaatccaaggctaggttgtgggaagctttcttatttttctctgcatttgcatcttactggtatgttctaattaagcttcCGCACAAACaataacatgtttctttactgtcTCTTCCATCCTTGTTTGTATGTTGTTTGTATTTAACCAAGTTCCATTATTAAACATGTTGTAATATGCCCCTTCCTGTTTTGAGTTAATGCTTCTGTCCATTACTTATTATGACTTGCGAATCCTAAATCCACATCCCTAAGGTGTTTAGTATCTATGgttagtttggggcatgacagcattggacattgttgtgcatgacccaaacctgatccccctaggatcataacctccacgTCTTCTCTAGATGTTGTGTGTTCTGATTGGTTTATAGGCATTCCAGCAACTTCTATTGATATGCATGCCTAAAGTTGATCCATGCCTAAGTACAtgggctccttgcaatggatttcCAACCCCCTGACCCCCTTTGTATGAAGTTATTAACTTTGTGTGTTACTAATTACTATCTCCCTATCACCCTTTACCCCTCTTCTTTATCCCCCTCAGTTTTAAGACTTTGTTCATGCACTTTCACTATCTTCTTAGACTTAGGTTTTGCCCATCTtttatgagccttgccttgggacccatgagctccctctgaacttggacacataagggctggcacttccacactgcactcatcccaATCTGGTTCCATGaacctgggtgtaagcattgtccggggtccttgagaccc
Proteins encoded in this window:
- the LOC138891203 gene encoding uncharacterized protein; translated protein: MKPPVLASAILGKPLILYISAQERSVGALLAQENSEEKENSLYYLIRMMTPNELNYSPIEKLCLALVFSIQKLKHYFQSHVVRLVSRANPIKLVMSKPDLSDRLARWYLQFQQFEIVYIPQKAIKGQALADFFVDHPIPDDWELTDELPDEDAMVIEVHPPLKMYFDSATHRKGAGAGVVFITSQGEVLPYSFALTQLCSNNVVEYEALILGLEMAVEMKRLQLQVFGDSQLVVNRLLGSYEVKNPELRSYHDYAKKLMGWLGDVTIQHMPRKENKKADALATLPSSLTLSDQAQVTICQKWVAPLPNKC